The genomic region CCGCCCGCCCGGCGACCGCCCTGCCCTTCCCCGTTCTCGCGGCTGTTCTCGGCTTAATGTCGATGTTCGGGGCGATTTCCATCGATATGTATTTGCCCGCCCTACCCGCGATGGAAGCGGCGCTGCGGGCCGATCCGGCGGCAATTCAGCTTACCTTGGGCGGCTTCCTGGTCGGTTTCGGGCTGGCGCAGCTTGTTTATGGGCCGGTGTCGGACTCGCTGGGGCGGCGCCCGGTGGCCTTGGGCGGGATTCTGCTCTATCTCGTCGGTAGTATCTTGTGCGCAACGGCAGGCAGTGTCGAAACCCTGATCCTCGCCCGGCTGCTGCAAGGTATCGGCGCCTCGGCGGGGCCGGTGATGGCGCGGGCGATGGTGCGCGATCTCTATGGCCGCGACCAATCGGCCCGGATGTATTCGATCCTGATGCTGCTGATGGGGGCGGCGCCGATGGCGGCGCCCGTGGTTGGCGGGCAGTTGCTGATCTTCTTCGACTGGCGGGCGATTTTCTGGACGCTGACCGGCTTCGGTATCCTCTGCTTGATCGTCGCCTTTACCCTGGCACCGGAAACCCTGGCGCGGGACCGGCGCAGTCAAGGCACCCTGCGCGTTGCCCTGCATCATTACCGCGAGCTGATCCGCTCCCGCCCCTTTCTCGGCTATTGCCTGTCGGCGGGCTGCCTGTATGCGGCGATGTTCACCTATATTGCCGGAACGCCGCATGTGTATATCACCGTCATGGGCATTAGCCCGCAGACCTTCGGCTTTCTGTTCGGCGGCAATGTCGTGGGGATGATGATCCTGTCCGCCGTGAATAGCCGCGTGGTGACCCGCGTCGGGTCGGATCGCATGCTGGGCTATGGCTTGATGCTCACCTTGGTTGGGGCATCCCTGCTGTTGGTGACGGCCAGCTTCAACCTGTTCGGCGTTGCCGGGATCGCCGTGCCGCTGTTCATTATGCTGGCCGCCCTCGGCATGGTCGGCGCCAATTCGATGGCAGGCGCGCTGGCGGCTTACCCCCATATGGCGGGGGCCGCTGCGGCTTTGGGCGGGGTGCTGCCGTTTATTCTGGGCATGGGGGCGGGCGTGCTGCTGGGCCTATTCCACGACGCCTCCGCCCGGCCAATGGCCTATATCATGTTCGCCCTGGTCCTGACGGGCTTCGGGACGCACCGCTGGCTAGTGGTGGCGGCGAAGAAGAAGGCGGCAGCGGCCTAACCCATGCTGCCCGCCGCCGCCACCCCGCAAGAGATCGCCGTTCTCGGCGCCGGGATGGGCGGGTTGGCCGCCGCTTGTTTTCTCGCCGATGCAGGCCACGCGGTGACGCTGATCGAAGCCTTTGAGGCGCCGCGCCCGCTGGGGTCGGGGCTGCTGCTGCAACCGAGCGGCTTGTCAGTCCTCGCGTGCCTAGGGCTCGATACCGCGCTGCTGCCGCACGGCGCGCGCATCTCACGACT from Elstera cyanobacteriorum harbors:
- a CDS encoding Bcr/CflA family multidrug efflux MFS transporter → MNNQSSAAARPATALPFPVLAAVLGLMSMFGAISIDMYLPALPAMEAALRADPAAIQLTLGGFLVGFGLAQLVYGPVSDSLGRRPVALGGILLYLVGSILCATAGSVETLILARLLQGIGASAGPVMARAMVRDLYGRDQSARMYSILMLLMGAAPMAAPVVGGQLLIFFDWRAIFWTLTGFGILCLIVAFTLAPETLARDRRSQGTLRVALHHYRELIRSRPFLGYCLSAGCLYAAMFTYIAGTPHVYITVMGISPQTFGFLFGGNVVGMMILSAVNSRVVTRVGSDRMLGYGLMLTLVGASLLLVTASFNLFGVAGIAVPLFIMLAALGMVGANSMAGALAAYPHMAGAAAALGGVLPFILGMGAGVLLGLFHDASARPMAYIMFALVLTGFGTHRWLVVAAKKKAAAA